The DNA region GTGCCGCCCGGCGTGGGAATACGGACGTTGAGGTCGCGGACACTCAGGAGGGGCGCAGTGGCCAGGGCAGTCTGAACGGAGGCGGTCATGCGCGGGGCCTCAGGGCGTCGGCCAGGCCGTCGCCGATCAGGCTGAAGGTCACGCCGGCCAGCGTCAGGGCCAGGCCCGGAAAGGTGCTGATCCACCAGGCGGTCGCCATGAAGTTCTTACCGTCAGCGACCATCACGCCCCACTCGGGCGTGGGCGGCTGCGCGCCCAGACCCAGGTAACCCAGCGAGGCTCCCAGCAAGATGCCCAGGCTCATGTCGGTCATGAGATAGACGATGGCGGGCGTGACCGCGTTGGGCAGCAGGTGGCGCAGCAGGATGCGGCTGGGGCTGTAGCCCAGGACCCGGCCCGCCTGGGCGTACTCGGCCTTCTTCTGGGTCATGACCTCGCCGCGCGTCAGGCGCCAGTAGCTGACCCAGCCGACCGCGCTCACCGCGATGTACATGTTCGTCAGGCCCGGCCCGAGCACGGCCACGATGGCGATGACGAGCACCAGAAAGGGAAACACAACCACGAGGTCGGCAATCCGGCCCACCAGGGCGTCGGCCCAGCGCCCGAGATACCCCGTCAGTGCGCCCAGCAGCGTGCCGAAAATGAACGGAAAGAGGGTGGTGAACACGGCGATCTGGAGGTCAATGCGGGTGCCGTAGATGACCCGGCTCAGCACGTCGCGCCCGAAATTGTCGGTCCCGAAGGGGTGGCGCGCCGAGGGCCCCTGCAAAATGGCTTCGTAGTCGAAATCCGTGGGGCTGAAGGGTGCGAAGCGGGCCGGAAAGGCCGCCGCCAGCACCAGCAGGGCCAGCAGCACGAGGCCGATCAGCAGCGTGGGTTTGGGCCAGCGCCGCCGCCGGGGCGCGGTCACGGAGGCGGGAGGAAGGGTCGCGGTGGTCAAGGCAGCCTCCTGGGGGCACGGAGCAGGCCGGACATCAGCTCAGCTCCACGCGCGGGTCGAGGCGGGAATGAATCAGGTCGGTGATCAGGAACACGAGCGAAACCACCAGAGCAAAGGTGAGGGTGAGGCCCTGAATCACGGGATAGTCCCGGCCGAAAATGGCGTCTACCATCAGCCGGCCCACGCCGGGAATGGCGAACACGCTCTCGGTGATCACGGCCCCGCCGATGAGGCCGCCGATGTTCAGGCCCAGCAGCGTGACGGTGGCGATCAGGGCGTTGCGCAGCACGTGGCGCGTCATGATGACGCGGGACCGCAGTCCCTTGGCCCGCGCGAACGAGACATATTCGGCCGTGAGCACCTCGATGACCGAGTTGCGCAGCGTGCGGACCAGCACGGCCGCGAGGTTCAGGCCCAGCGTCAGGGCCGGCAGGAACAGGTGGTACAGGTGATCGGTGAAGCTCTCGCCGTAGCCCCCGATGGGAAACCACCCCAGGCGCGCGCCGAGCAGGGTCAGCAGTTGCAGCGCCACGTAGAACACCGGCAGCGACAGGCCCACCTGGAACACGCCGCGGATCAGGGCGTCTACCCAGGTGTTGCGGCGCACGGCGGCCAGCACAGCCAACGGAACGGCCATCAGGACGCCCAGCACGGCGGCGTACACGCTGAGAAAGAGGGTGACGGGCAGCCGCTCGGCGATGAGCCGCAGCACCGGCACCTTGAGGCTGATGCTGTCGCCCAGGTCCCCCTGTACGAGCCGCTGCACGAACAGACCGAACTGCACGGCCAGGGGGCGGTCGAGGCCCAGCTCGCGGTTGGTGCGCTCCACGATCTCCGCGGTGGCGCGGTCGC from Deinococcus sp. Leaf326 includes:
- a CDS encoding ABC transporter permease, with the protein product MTTATLPPASVTAPRRRRWPKPTLLIGLVLLALLVLAAAFPARFAPFSPTDFDYEAILQGPSARHPFGTDNFGRDVLSRVIYGTRIDLQIAVFTTLFPFIFGTLLGALTGYLGRWADALVGRIADLVVVFPFLVLVIAIVAVLGPGLTNMYIAVSAVGWVSYWRLTRGEVMTQKKAEYAQAGRVLGYSPSRILLRHLLPNAVTPAIVYLMTDMSLGILLGASLGYLGLGAQPPTPEWGVMVADGKNFMATAWWISTFPGLALTLAGVTFSLIGDGLADALRPRA
- a CDS encoding ABC transporter permease translates to MNSYVLKRLVQIIPTFLAVMLLVFLLVRLLPGDPASAVLGDRATAEIVERTNRELGLDRPLAVQFGLFVQRLVQGDLGDSISLKVPVLRLIAERLPVTLFLSVYAAVLGVLMAVPLAVLAAVRRNTWVDALIRGVFQVGLSLPVFYVALQLLTLLGARLGWFPIGGYGESFTDHLYHLFLPALTLGLNLAAVLVRTLRNSVIEVLTAEYVSFARAKGLRSRVIMTRHVLRNALIATVTLLGLNIGGLIGGAVITESVFAIPGVGRLMVDAIFGRDYPVIQGLTLTFALVVSLVFLITDLIHSRLDPRVELS